From the Salarias fasciatus chromosome 16, fSalaFa1.1, whole genome shotgun sequence genome, one window contains:
- the LOC115403157 gene encoding FAST kinase domain-containing protein 3, mitochondrial-like encodes MKSMACISTSVRAACQHASSCFPLSRGLVVCTSVGTNVNFACKPVIAQQPRVTDVRCFQKTRRASVQSAIPAPLSPRVPVPVPGRRDSELPMYQAVRRVPGTVSAGALPQLSPYTPYTSPQGEAAALVHLQSLFEEDVIHDLCSRLSGLPSSERAEGLATLLGACVEFGLEAHSPPVVRLMNECLELLSQRSVGMPQLCHLGEVACALEGRQSPMVSGVLDSIGTALEEDVVSPSEASAIYSLLTLLHEPGSRQQALILSALHRHTQRLVHRLKASQVSEILQFLQKLQQRQAISLVLRLSHRASRVFKVFRDDEIIKVLSALMTLGQHHEELLPAMEKHLPERLRNCDPELISTVMEYCLQMKCRSEPLFEAVAENFVCSAESHTTPQIAKQIVAMGRLNYLPQCSSKMFEKLESILSARFSQFPPRLLIDVLHSCIHLERFPLNYMSKIFSSYFLQKMQEQGEPISKNTLGQLTQLHLSSSLECSYYWGPKLPFFLHVKRFSSVDQAFETPMETLLYKQVKWPLEQLLGGRLYSTRVFTHRGYTIDVEICLDENGLVLPLSQWEHTHKRIALCLDGHSRFCSNTQHLLGKEVTKRRHLQKMGFEVVQIPYFEYEELRTHKEQVQYLHKKIFPTISKFSC; translated from the exons ATGAAGTCCATGGCGTGTATCTCCACATCTGTCAGAGCTGCTTGTCAACATGCGTCCTCCTGCTTCCCCCTGAGCCGGGGTCTGGTGGTCTGCACTTCGGTGGGCACTAACGTGAATTTCGCTTGCAAACCAGTCATTGCGCAACAGCCGCGCGTCACCGACGTGCGCTGTTTCCAAAAAACGCGCAGAGCATCGGTGCAGTCCGCGATCCCCGCTCCTCTCAGCCCTCGGGTGCCGGTACCGGTACCGGGAAGGAGAGACTCTGAGCTCCCCATGTACCAGGCTGTGAGACGCGTGCCCGGTACAGTGTCAGCAGGCGCGCTCCCTCAGCTCTCTCCATACACTCCGTACACCAGCCCGCAGGGGGAGGCAGCCGCTCTGGTTCATCTGCAGTCTCTGTTTGAAGAGGATGTCATACACGACCTGTGCTCCAGACTGTCGGGCCTTCCCAGCAGTGAGCGGGCAGAGGGGCTGGCCACGTTACTGGGAGCGTGTGTTGAGTTCGGGTTGGAGGCCCACAGCCCTCCGGTTGTCAGGCTGATGAATGAGTGCCTGGAGCTGCTCTCCCAGAGGAGCGTTGGGATGCCACAGCTTTGCCACCTGGGTGAGGTGGCGTGTGCCCTGGAAGGCCGCCAGTCACCCATGGTGTCGGGGGTCCTGGACTCCATTGGCACGGCTTTAGAAGAGGACGTGGTCTCTCCCAGCGAGGCCTCTGCCATCTACTCCCTGCTGACTCTGTTGCACGAGCCTGGCAGCCGGCAGCAGGCGCTGATTCTGTCCGccctgcacagacacacacagaggctggtTCACCGGCTGAAAGCCAGCCAAGTCAGTGAGATTCTGCAGTTCCTGCAGAAGTTACAACAGAGACAG GCCATTTCTCTGGTGCTGAGGCTGAGTCACAGGGCATCGCGGGTCTTTAAAGTGTTCAGAGATGATGAAATAATCAAGGTGCTGTCTGCACTGATGACCCTGGGACAGCACCATGAGGAGCTCCTGCCTGCTATGGAGAAACACCTGCCAG AGAGACTGAGAAATTGCGATCCAGAGCTGATCAGCACTGTCATGGAGTACTGCCTGCAAATGAAGTGCCGCTCTGAGCCACTCTTCGAGGCTGTGGCCGAGAACTTTGTGTGCAGCGCTGAGAGCCACACCACTCCTCAGATAGCCAAACAAATCGTCGCCATGGGGAGGCTCAACTACCTGCCTCAG TGTTCCAGTAAAATGTTTGAGAAGTTGGAGAGCATCTTGTCAGCAAGGTTTAGCCAGTTCCCTCCTCGCTTGCTGATCGATGTGCTGCACTCCTGCATCCACCTGGAACGTTTCCCACTCAACTATATGTCCAAAATCTTCAGCTCATACTTTCTGCAGAAGATGCAAG AACAAGGTGAGCCCATCAGCAAGAACACTTTGGGACAGCTGACACAGCTTCATCTGTCTTCCTCGTTGGAGTGCTCATACTACTGG GGTCCCAAGCTGCCTTTCTTCCTCCATGTGAAGAGGTTTTCCTCTGTGGACCAGGCCTTCGAGACACCGATGGAAACCCTGCTGTACAAACAGGTCAAATGGCCCCTTGAACAGCTGCTGGGGGGAAGGTTATACTCCACCAGGGTCTTTACTCACAGAGGGTACACCATAG ATGTCGAGATCTGCCTGGACGAGAATGGATTAGTTCTGCCTCTATCGCagtgggaacacacacacaaaag AATCGCGCTGTGTTTGGACGGTCACAGTCGCTTCTGCAGCAACACTCAGCATCTGCTGGGGAAGGAAGTCACGAAGAGGAGACACCTGCAGAAGATGGGCTTTGAAGTGGTGCAG ATTCCTTATTTTGAATATGAAGAGCTGAGAACCCACAAGGAACAAGTCCAATATCTTCACAAAAAGATCTTTCCAACCATCTCCAAGTTCAGCTGCTGA
- the cfap65 gene encoding cilia- and flagella-associated protein 65, producing the protein MLHISHLLQLYLEQDAGIHHRKRDGKSRRQGSSQKSCRFLGVEICPELVWEDWDLGKEFTKTLVLKNIHNKLQKLHIRPPVSKFFSAMIPEMLVLSPGTSVSIPVTFMPLQRCDYEDSIEFCGKAGKFQIFLNATIPCHALEVPDSVMLPLCAVQHSTHTSFELKNASKLHTYYQWECTGAFQLSPEQGLLKPGQECPITVVFRPQEALVYQQLAYCRFGEEADKLESRCAVLLQALAKYPCLELRSPSNKDEEQHNTSVLSFGSVAVGQSLGRYFDIFNPSPVAACFSLTRLSGGVPLFGSEFCCDITEGKVGPGESLRVTVTFSPAVVDAVSVEHLTLKCSGALSEPRLTLTGSCIGPEVSLSSTVVDFGCIEEGGSVEKTVELVNSSAAEAIYQWDIDCSGNGVFSILPASGTVLPHSRCTLKAVYRPTQPNAHRRKVACLVVHKDSVCIDLIGTCHSELQQPVILKPEHLVPDKLHWSHRQHFPNAGSAPLQDHSMNLDQELSHQSSDGPAVMFPMDELECVDPVLASLSSPPVSAVPTELLFNHKMTTSVSASSAFSQPVSITNHTKRELGLVWTLTKDSSFSISPSSSHLAPLKSTSFRVSYHPKQPNSLHGAQLECFVYCKVERLDVDKQLQYPFWCLTVRVIGHSFQSGKEHFIPRCSLKPPQVVFPALSVTPYQTVLLKNEGDLPLTFCLDYSSIPALIESVLVVPSCGLIQPGHHQILALRTTPVEDCPTQTFNLQLQLNGANFTKELTVVDVVEKPCVSLEGGTTVYFQPTAVGSQTQNSHHIRNLHRLPVSFQWSIPEREQELIFVEPHAGELHPNESSVQTWSFSPLENKTYTLKPVLYFWPLQSDGSNKSHISLTAVGTGCEGILEAEKALLDVGEILVGSCRLIEVPLLNNSPCPVSFLLSVKQTLLSDEQIHHPDAEPSALHLDLERGTISSLSTMQLRSTVRPHRRTRYLWTINYQIISVSGFALSPPQTLCEVQAKGVFPTLQVTDGWSSGSASILSKLRLWKLFSLDSFNEHLLSSPSPAELTFKTPTRHSLSSSPSTFTEAVLDFNFSSAPVHSEPTSVVLMLHNPGSIPVDWAFLFPEDQQIELEYWAMTGEFSSTELYQMKVQDNQLFSVSPRSATLLPGQKRAVHFSYSHNFTGVDRFPVVLKLSYGREILLNFQGVTVERDQPYLHFASTQHSFTSVYIEDCSPPRQVYEIHNGGAVPVHYEVDTGVLSQLQNDNFNHPVLCCLSPEGEVLPGKTAMLEFIFSPPEARMYQMDVPIHVQGGTSTLVRFEGCGLAMSSVSLKPSDGKTSFIPFHRVPFPGQALFLSEDSILLGDIPVNTTFSRIIFLTNVSHTDSLHYEWDLQQQINQQVLQIHPDRGRLCPRECALCVLTFTSSDYPTVYQLDLICQVFLEAALVRFQHDLQCWEEERDRQQEDSLLTDKNTTESQKVLLDEELLAAPLRKGPPLRKYKTLPPIRASSSCETLGSLHQNLTRADRRLLREKAKVWRRPEPPRATMLHLEVSAHSHGIQQYLALFSDQPSKHFRCRQFKTPAEPLPPSPVPEEDLIAQLLTSLLRDILDDSAFVEHLITLPSKPDIHQLSAHRPPLPSSPRPAVRPTSSPPPPSQPMVPLAGKADRKDTTGRSGHGAQTRKMERAPADICEDVLMNAIQNLMMEAVRGELVFATDHRNINPPPASIRSRKEVLQEEGAPKGVKEASHT; encoded by the exons ATGTTGCACATTTCACATCTGCTGCAATTGTACCTGGAGCAGGATGCTGGAATTCACCACAGAAAACGTGATGGAAAATCCCGACGACAAGGGTCCAGCCAAAAAAGCTGCCGTTTCTTAGGCGTGGAAATTTGCCCCGAGCTCGTGTGGGAGGACTGGGATCTGGGAAAAGAGTTCACCAAGACATTAGTGTTAAAGAACATCCATAACAAGCTGCAGAAGTTACATATACG ACCTCCAGTTTCCAAGTTTTTCTCTGCCATGATCCCTGAAATGCTTGTCCTCAGCCCAGGGACTTCTGTCTCAATACCCGTCACTTTTATGCCTCTGCAAAGG TGTGACTATGAGGACAGCATCGAGTTTTGTGGTAAAGCCGGCAAGTTCCAGATATTCCTCAATGCCACCATTCCCTGCCATGCCTTGGAGGTGCCTGACTCGGTGATGCTCCCTCTCTGCGCCGTCcaacactccacacacacaagttTTGAACTGAAAAATGCAAG TAAACTCCACACTTATTACCAGTGGGAGTGCACAGGGGCATTTCAGCTGAGCCCAGAGCAGGGCCTGCTGAAACCTGGCCAGGAGTGTCCCATTACGGTGGTCTTCCGGCCACAAGAGGCACTTGTGTACCAGCAGCTGGCTTACTGTAGATTTGGGGAAGAAGCAGACAAGTTGGAGAGCCGCTGTGCTGTGCTTCTTCAGGCACTAG CCAAATACCCATGTCTTGAATTGAGAAGCCCCAGCAACAAAGATGAGGAACAACACAATACTTCAGTGCTGAGCTTTGGCTCTGTGGCAGTGGGACAGTCTTTGGGGAGATATTTTGACATCTTCAATCCATCTCCG GTAGCTGCGTGTTTTTCGTTAACTCGGCTGTCCGGTGGGGTACCCTTGTTTGGATCAGAGTTCTGCTGTGACATAACAGAGGGTAAAGTGGGACCTGGCGAGTCACTACGGGTCACAGtcaccttttcacctgctgtggtGGATGCTGTCTCTGTGGAGCACTTGACCCTAAAATGTAGCGGGGCACTCAGTGAGCCTCGGCTCACACTGACTGGAAGTTGCATAG GTCCCGAAGTTTCCTTATCTTCAACTGTGGTAGACTTTGGATGCATTGAGGAAGGTGGATCAGTTGAAAAGACAGTGGAGCTGGTCAAttcttctgctgctgaagctaTATACCAGTGGGATATTGACTGCAGTGGGAACGGTGTTTTTAGCATCCTACCAGCAAGTGGCACTGTCCTCCCACACAGCCGCTGCACACTGAAGGCAGTCTACAGGCCGACACAGCCAAATGCACACCGCAGGAAGGTCGCATGTCTGGTAGTGCACAAG GATTCTGTGTGTATTGACCTGATTGGTACCTGCCActcagagctccagcagccagtcATACTAAAACCCGAACACTTGGTCCCCGACAAACTCCACTGGTCTCACAGGCAGCACTTTCCAAATGCTGGTAGTGCCCCACTGCAAGATCACAGCATGAACTTGGATCAAGAG CTTTCGCACCAAAGTTCGGATGGCCCTGCAGTTATGTTCCCCATGGACGAGTTGGAGTGTGTGGATCCTGTGCTTGCTTCTCTGTCTTCTCCACCCGTCTCTGCGGTGCCGACTGAACTGTTGTTTAATCACAAAATGACGACATCTGTTTCTGCTTCGTCTGCTTTCTCACAGCCTGTCTCCATTACCAATCACACCAAACGGGAACTCGG TTTAGTGTGGACTCTTACCAAAGATTCCTCATTCTCTATAAGTCCCTCGTCTTCTCACCTAGCTCCACTGAAGTCAACCTCATTCAGAGTGTCGTATCACCCCAAACAGCCGAATAGCCTGCATGGCGCACAGCTGGAGTGCTTTGTGTACTGCAAGGTA gagcgTCTTGATGTCGATAAACAACTGCAATATCCCTTCTGGTGTCTGACTGTCAGAGTTATAGGTCATTCGTTCCAGTCAGGAAAAGAGCACTTCATCCCACGCTGCTCCCTGAAGCCACCTCAAGTG GTGTTTCCAGCTCTCAGTGTCACTCCCTATCAAACTGTGCTTCTTAAAAATGAAGGGGATCTGCCCCTCACGTTCTGCCTGGACTACAGCTCAATCCCAGCCTTAATAGAATCCGTATTGGTGGTACCAAGCTGTGGTTTGATCCAGCCGGGGCATCACCAAATCCTTGCACTCAGAACAACTCCAGTAGAAGACTGTCCCACACAGACGTTCAACCTACAACTGCAGCTTAATGGAGCTAATTTCACAAAG GAGCTGACAGTTGTCGATGTGGTGGAAAAGCCATGCGTGTCTCTGGAAGGTGGCACCACTGTATATTTCCAGCCAACAGCTGTGGGCTCACAAACCCAGAACTCCCATCACATCAGGAACCTTCATCGCCTGCCCGTCAG CTTCCAGTGGAGCATTCCAGAGCGAGAACAGGAGCTTATCTTTGTTGAACCACACGCTGGTGAACTGCATCCCAATGAGAGCTCA gTCCAGACATGGTCTTTCAGCCCActagaaaataaaacatacacACTGAAACCTGTTCTCTATTTCTGGCCACTCCAGAGCGATGGCTCAAACAAGTCACACATTTCCCTGACAGCGGTTGGGACAGGCTGCGAGGGCATCTTAGAG GCAGAAAAAGCACTTCTGGATGTGGGGGAGATTCTGGTCGGAAGCTGTCGGCTGATCGAAGTTCCTCTGTTGAACAACAGCCCCTGTCCCGTCTCCTTCCTTCTCTCCGTCAAGCAGACGCTTCTCAGTGATGAACAAATTCATCATCCTGACGCTGAACCAAGTG CTCTCCATTTAGACCTTGAAAGGGGAACCATTTCCTCACTCTCCACAATGCAACTCCGATCCACTGTCAGACCACACAGACGAACCCGGTACCTCTGGACAATCAACTACCAGATAATCAGTGTCAGCG GCTTTGCCttgtctcctcctcagacacTGTGTGAAGTGCAGGCAAAAGGAGTGTTTCCTACCCTACAGGTGACCGACGGGTGGAGTAGTGGCTCTGCCAGCATACTCAGCAAGCTGCGTCTGTGGAAACTCTTCTCACTGGACAGCTTCAATGAACACTTGCTGTCCAGCCCCTCTCCTGCAGAACTCACTTTCAAAACCCCAACGAGGCACAG tctgagcagcagtcCTTCCACCTTCACCGAAGCAGTGTTGGATTTCAACTTTAGTTCTGCTCCAGTACATTCAGAACCTACAAGTGTTGTGTTGATGCTTCACAACCCCGGTTCTATCCCTGTGGACTG GGCATTCTTGTTTCCAGAGGACCAGCAGATAGAGCTTGAATACTGGGCAATGACAGGCGAGttcagcagcacagagctcTACCAAATGAAG GTGCAGGACAATcagctgttcagtgtttctcctcGCTCTGCTACTCTGCTCCCGGGCCAGAAGAGGGCAGTCCACTTCAGCTACAG TCATAATTTTACTGGGGTAGATCGGTTTCCTGTTGTCTTAAAGCTTTCCTATGGCAGAGAGATCTTG TTGAACTTCCAAGGAGTGACAGTTGAGAGAGATCAACCATATCTCCACTTTGCCTCCACTCAACATTCCTTCACCTCTGTTTATATTGAGGACTGTAGTCCTCCGAGGCAG GTGTATGAAATACACAATGGAGGTGCAGTGCCAGTCCATTATGAGGTGGACACTGGTGTGTTGTCTCAACTCCAGAATGACAACTTTAATCATCCGGTATTGTGCTGCCTCAGTCCAGAGGGAGAAGTCCTTCCTGGGAAGACGGCCATGCTGGAATTTATCTTTTCTCCACCAGAAGCTAGAATGTATCAA ATGGATGTTCCTATCCATGTACAAGGTGGAACCTCCACACTGGTGAGGTTTGAGGGATGTGGGCTTGCTATGTCCTCAGTCTCTTTGAAACCCAGTGATGGCAAGACTTCCTTCATCCCTTTCCACAGGGTTCCCTTTCCAGGACAG gcaTTATTTCTGTCCGAGGACAGCATCCTACTTGGCGATATCCCTGTGAACACAACATTTTCGAGAATCATCTTCCTCACCAATGTGTCCCACACGGACTCTCTCCACTATGAGtgggacctgcagcagcagattaaCCAGCAG GTGTTGCAAATCCATCCTGACCGAGGTCGGCTCTGTCCAAGGGAGTGTGCCCTTTGTGTCTTGACCTTTACTTCCTCTGACTACCCCACTGTTTATCAGCTTGACCTCATCTGTCAG GTTTTTCTAGAAGCTGCTCTTGTGCGGTTTCAACATGATTTACAGTGctgggaggaagaaagagacagacagcaggaggatTCACTGCTCACTGacaaaaacaccacagaaaGCCAAAAAGTCCTATTAGATGAG GAACTTCTGGCAGCTCCTTTAAGAAAAGGGCCGCCCCTCAGAAAATACAAG ACTCTTCCTCCTATCCGTGCCAGCAGCAGTTGTGAAACGCTGGGTAGCCTTCATCAAAACCTAACACGAGCCGATCGCCGGCTTCTGCGGGAAAAAGCGAAAGTATGGAGGCGTCCTGAACCTCCCCGAGCCACGATGTTGCATCTGGAGGTGTCGGCACACTCCCATGGGATTCAGCAATACCTGGCACTCTTCTCTGACCAGCCCAGTAAACACTTCAG GTGCCGCCAGTTTAAAACCCCTGCTGAGCCACTTCCACCATCACCTGTCCCTGAGGAAGACCTCATTGCACAGTTACTCACCTCTCTGCTGAG AGACATACTTGATGATTCAGCCTTTGTCGAACACCTCATTACTTTGCCTTCCAAACCTGACATCCACCAGCTGTCCGCTCACCGCCCTCCACTTCCATCCTCCCCCCGTCCTGCTGTGCGTCCCacctcttctcctccacctccgtccCAACCAATGGTCCCACTCGCTGGGAAAGCCGACAGGAAAGACACGACAGGGCGCTCAGGACACGGTGCTCAGACACGAAAGATGGAACGCGCTCCCGCTGACATTTGTGAAGACGTCTTGATGAACGCCATCCAGAACCTGATGATGGAAGCTGTCCGAGGAGAGCTCGTCTTCGCAACGGACCACCGCAACATCAACCCGCCACCTGCTTCTATCAG AAGCAGAAAGGAGGTGTTGCAGGAGGAAGGAGCTCCAAAAGGCGTGAAAGAAGCATCACACACTTGA